The following coding sequences are from one Pseudonocardia sp. EC080619-01 window:
- a CDS encoding ArsA-related P-loop ATPase yields MTSTVHPESTARPAPWPDELSHARLHVVSGKGGTGKTTVAAALALALATGGKRVLLVEVEGRQGIAQVFDTAPLPYEERRIAVAAGGGEVRALAVDTEAALLEYFEMFYRLGMAGRTLRRMGAIEFATTLAPGLRDVLLTGKAKECVTRTEADGRPAYDAVVLDAPPTGRLVTFLDVTKAMADLAKVGPIHGQAKGVDQLIHSPLTAVHLVTLLSDLPVTETLDTVAELDRAGIPLGSVVVNRMREQWLPDRSVTAAAGGRVDAGRIRNGLQSAGIELAPDEIDGLVAETVEHAVAVAGETAALRRLDTEPDPPLPRLTLPALLGGVDLGSLYELAESMTAQGVHLEARR; encoded by the coding sequence GTGACGTCGACCGTCCACCCCGAATCCACGGCCCGTCCCGCGCCCTGGCCCGACGAGCTGTCGCACGCGCGGCTGCACGTCGTCTCCGGCAAGGGCGGCACCGGCAAGACCACGGTGGCGGCTGCCCTGGCGCTCGCACTGGCCACCGGCGGGAAGCGGGTGCTGCTGGTCGAGGTCGAGGGCCGGCAGGGCATCGCCCAGGTCTTCGACACCGCCCCGCTGCCGTACGAGGAACGCCGCATCGCGGTCGCCGCGGGCGGTGGCGAGGTGCGTGCGCTGGCCGTCGACACCGAGGCCGCGCTGCTCGAGTACTTCGAGATGTTCTACCGGCTCGGGATGGCAGGCCGGACGCTGCGCCGGATGGGCGCCATCGAGTTCGCGACGACGCTGGCCCCCGGCCTGCGCGACGTCCTGCTCACCGGCAAGGCGAAGGAGTGCGTCACCCGCACCGAGGCCGACGGGCGGCCCGCCTACGACGCCGTCGTCCTCGACGCGCCGCCGACCGGTCGCCTGGTGACGTTCCTCGACGTCACCAAGGCGATGGCCGACCTCGCCAAGGTCGGCCCGATCCATGGTCAGGCCAAGGGCGTCGACCAGCTGATCCACTCCCCGCTCACCGCGGTGCACCTGGTCACGCTGCTGTCCGACCTGCCCGTCACCGAGACCCTCGACACCGTCGCCGAGCTGGACCGGGCCGGTATCCCGCTCGGCTCCGTCGTGGTGAACCGGATGCGGGAGCAGTGGCTGCCGGACCGGTCGGTCACCGCCGCCGCCGGGGGCCGGGTCGACGCCGGCCGGATCCGCAACGGCCTGCAGAGCGCCGGGATCGAGCTGGCGCCCGACGAGATCGACGGGCTGGTCGCCGAGACCGTCGAGCACGCCGTCGCCGTCGCGGGGGAGACCGCGGCACTGCGCCGGCTGGACACCGAACCCGACCCGCCGCTGCCCCGGCTGACGCTGCCCGCCCTGCTCGGCGGCGTCGACCTGGGGTCGCTCTACGAGCTGGCGGAGTCGATGACCGCACAGGGCGTGCACCTGGAGGCCCGGCGATGA
- a CDS encoding ArsA family ATPase yields MSELEIDALIDDPDTRVVVCCGSGGVGKTTTSAALALRAAERGRQVVVLTIDPARRLAQALGLDELSNDPAPVPVATGELAAMMLDMRRTFDEMVQGHAPPEKAQKIIENPFYQVVSSSFSGTQEYMAMEKLGQLVAAGTWDLVVVDTPPSRSALDFLDAPQRMSRFLDGRMIKLLAAPAKAGGRGLRRIVEAGFGLFAKAVGTIIGGQMLQDASAFVQAFDTLFGGFAERADKTYALLRSPGTAFLVVAAPEPDALREAAYFTDRLSSEGMPLAGLVLNRTHPVLAPVSAARSRAAAEQVGGPGSQIAAAVLRLHADRADLHEREEHLLTRFSAAHPSVPVVRVPSLAGDIADLDGLRRVGGLLAGEAPAGTAATGS; encoded by the coding sequence ATGAGCGAGCTGGAGATCGACGCGCTGATCGACGACCCGGACACCCGTGTCGTCGTGTGCTGCGGGTCGGGCGGCGTGGGCAAGACGACGACGTCGGCGGCACTGGCGCTCCGCGCGGCCGAGCGGGGCCGTCAGGTCGTGGTCCTCACCATCGACCCCGCCCGCCGGCTGGCGCAGGCGCTCGGGCTCGACGAGCTCTCCAACGACCCGGCGCCCGTCCCGGTGGCGACCGGCGAGCTCGCGGCGATGATGCTGGACATGCGCCGCACCTTCGACGAGATGGTGCAGGGGCACGCGCCGCCCGAGAAGGCGCAGAAGATCATCGAGAACCCCTTCTACCAGGTCGTCTCCTCGTCGTTCTCCGGCACGCAGGAGTACATGGCGATGGAGAAGCTGGGTCAGCTCGTCGCCGCCGGGACGTGGGACCTGGTCGTCGTCGACACGCCGCCGTCGCGCTCGGCGCTCGACTTCCTCGACGCGCCGCAGCGCATGTCCCGGTTCCTGGACGGCCGGATGATCAAGCTGCTCGCGGCGCCTGCGAAGGCCGGCGGGCGGGGCCTGCGCCGGATCGTCGAGGCCGGGTTCGGGCTGTTCGCCAAGGCCGTCGGGACGATCATCGGCGGGCAGATGCTGCAGGACGCGTCGGCGTTCGTGCAGGCCTTCGACACCCTGTTCGGCGGGTTCGCCGAGCGGGCCGACAAGACCTACGCGCTGCTGCGCTCGCCGGGGACGGCGTTCCTCGTCGTCGCCGCGCCCGAGCCGGACGCGCTGCGGGAGGCCGCCTACTTCACCGACCGGCTGTCGTCGGAGGGCATGCCGCTCGCCGGTCTGGTGCTGAACCGGACCCACCCGGTGCTCGCGCCGGTGTCGGCGGCGCGCTCCCGGGCCGCCGCCGAGCAGGTCGGCGGGCCCGGCTCGCAGATCGCGGCGGCCGTGCTGCGGCTGCACGCCGACCGGGCGGACCTGCACGAGCGGGAGGAGCACCTGCTCACCCGGTTCTCGGCCGCGCACCCGTCGGTGCCGGTCGTGCGGGTGCCGTCGCTGGCCGGGGACATCGCCGACCTGGACGGGTTGCGGCGGGTCGGTGGCCTGCTGGCCGGGGAGGCCCCGGCGGGGACCGCCGCGACCGGGAGCTGA
- a CDS encoding class I SAM-dependent methyltransferase yields MQTTERLGFLSDLYRAHAGDLSAVITRQRAFLAESPSVTPQLDDVEAELTYLLLRHHRPSHVVEIGTFFGWSTTWILSALQDNDHGHLHSFDLVDHVRRTVPPALAGDRWTFHQGDLRDTVGELPDDTGYLFVDADHGRRFGRWYLENLFPRIAPGTPASVHDVFHLRWARPFTEGAEVLHWLRERDTGWFTAARTAARENLRELDAVRAEVGITGARGTTRNPMIFFEMP; encoded by the coding sequence GTGCAGACCACCGAACGGCTCGGGTTCCTGTCCGATCTGTACCGGGCCCACGCCGGCGACCTGTCGGCCGTGATCACCCGGCAGCGGGCGTTCCTCGCGGAATCGCCGTCGGTGACCCCGCAGCTCGACGACGTCGAGGCCGAGCTGACCTACCTGCTGCTGCGGCACCACCGGCCGTCGCACGTGGTGGAGATCGGCACGTTCTTCGGCTGGTCGACCACCTGGATCCTGTCCGCGCTGCAGGACAACGACCACGGGCACCTGCACTCGTTCGACCTCGTCGACCACGTGCGCCGCACCGTGCCGCCCGCGCTGGCCGGCGACCGCTGGACGTTCCACCAGGGAGACCTGCGGGACACCGTCGGCGAGCTGCCGGACGACACCGGCTACCTGTTCGTCGACGCCGACCACGGGCGCCGGTTCGGCCGCTGGTACCTGGAGAACCTGTTCCCGCGGATCGCGCCGGGCACCCCGGCGAGCGTGCACGACGTCTTCCACCTGCGGTGGGCCCGTCCCTTCACCGAGGGCGCCGAGGTCCTGCACTGGCTGCGCGAGCGCGACACCGGCTGGTTCACCGCCGCGCGGACCGCGGCGCGGGAGAACCTGCGGGAGCTCGACGCGGTGCGCGCGGAGGTGGGGATCACCGGGGCCCGGGGGACGACCCGGAACCCGATGATCTTCTTCGAGATGCCCTGA
- a CDS encoding WhiB family transcriptional regulator, giving the protein MTEQNVTPIDARRAGRPRLRPAGRRPAGPVWNWRVAARCRTGDAEDLFVTGARQREARGFCHSCPVRTECLAHALDQQVEFGVWGGMTERERRAVLRRRPDVADWAGLLGRARSDHYSGRTRGA; this is encoded by the coding sequence ATGACCGAGCAGAACGTCACCCCGATCGACGCCCGCCGCGCCGGCAGGCCCCGGCTGCGCCCCGCGGGACGGCGCCCGGCCGGTCCGGTCTGGAACTGGCGGGTCGCCGCGCGCTGCCGGACCGGGGACGCCGAGGACCTCTTCGTCACCGGCGCCCGCCAGCGCGAGGCCCGCGGGTTCTGTCACTCCTGCCCGGTCCGCACCGAGTGCCTGGCCCACGCCCTCGACCAGCAGGTCGAGTTCGGGGTGTGGGGCGGGATGACCGAGCGGGAGCGGCGGGCGGTACTGCGCAGGCGTCCGGACGTCGCCGACTGGGCGGGGCTGCTCGGCCGGGCGCGCAGCGACCACTACTCCGGACGCACACGCGGGGCATGA
- a CDS encoding penicillin-binding protein — protein sequence MRFPRRLLRPLGVLAGLCVLLGVVTAGMAFPLAGGIGVLSNAAGDSVTSSSVDLVNNPAPLTTTVTDSEGRPLAYLFDQNRTEVGNEQISPAMKAATLAIEDRRFYDHQGVDWQGTLRAVVANSTSGDVVQGASTLTQQYVKNYMLYVDARTEAERLKATEQTAARKLKEARVALQLERQLSKDDILNRYLNIVFYGNGSYGVAAGARTYFNTTPDKLTVPQAAMLAGMVQSTTRFDPVRNPDTALQRRNLVIEQMRQQGMIDDAQAKQATASPLGVANPLVRVPNGCNGAGDMGFFCKYVVQYLTEAGFSEEQITRGGYTIKTTLDRRAMTEVKRSLDKEVAPDTPNVANVMSLVQPGQDQHRVLAMGSSRTFGLDADAEETSYGLPYQPVNLGAGSTYKMFTAATALEKGLGINYSMQVPPSGYASPIYVDGSGRPIPVGNASEGLPPRMSMTDALAQSPNTAFIKLEEFTGVPDVVDMAVRLGMKSLATTPFVDPGSGERTDRSIAEVIKEQKLASFTLGVTPTSVLELANVGATLFSQGKWCPPTPIDTITDANGENVPITEEPCQQAVDPALANTLVTGMSKDDISGTSAAAARAAGWNRPMAGKTGTTQQHKSAAFMGAVPEMAGAVITFDNSNSPRPLCDGGGAPFACGNGNIFGGKTPARTWYGAVTPLLAGTPPTPLPPTDPRYLDGGAESRIPDVVGRSIDGARGELEGQGWQVTSRTVDNRAPEGTVVGQEPRGAALPGEQVTLQVSSGSVPAPPPPPGRPSGPPPPNEGQPPNGDPNGGDGGGEGGPPPDGG from the coding sequence GTGAGGTTCCCCCGCCGCCTGCTCCGCCCGCTCGGCGTCCTCGCGGGCCTGTGCGTCCTGCTCGGTGTGGTCACTGCGGGAATGGCGTTCCCGCTGGCCGGCGGCATCGGCGTGCTGTCCAACGCGGCCGGGGACAGCGTCACGTCCAGTTCGGTGGACCTGGTGAACAACCCGGCCCCGCTGACGACGACCGTCACCGACTCCGAGGGCCGCCCGCTCGCGTACCTCTTCGACCAGAACCGCACCGAGGTCGGGAACGAGCAGATCTCGCCGGCCATGAAGGCGGCGACGCTGGCGATCGAGGACCGCCGGTTCTACGACCACCAGGGCGTGGACTGGCAGGGCACGTTGCGCGCGGTCGTGGCGAACTCGACCTCGGGCGACGTCGTGCAGGGTGCCTCGACGCTGACCCAGCAGTACGTGAAGAACTACATGCTCTACGTGGACGCCCGGACCGAGGCGGAGCGGCTGAAGGCGACCGAGCAGACGGCGGCCCGGAAGCTGAAGGAGGCCCGGGTCGCGCTGCAGCTGGAGCGCCAGCTGTCCAAGGACGACATCCTCAACCGCTACCTCAACATCGTCTTCTACGGGAACGGCTCCTACGGGGTCGCGGCCGGCGCGCGGACGTACTTCAACACCACACCGGACAAGCTGACGGTCCCGCAGGCGGCGATGCTCGCCGGCATGGTCCAGTCGACCACCCGGTTCGACCCGGTCCGGAACCCGGACACCGCGCTCCAGCGGCGCAACCTGGTCATCGAGCAGATGCGCCAGCAGGGGATGATCGACGACGCCCAGGCGAAGCAGGCAACGGCCTCGCCGCTCGGCGTCGCGAACCCGCTGGTCCGGGTGCCGAACGGCTGCAACGGTGCCGGTGACATGGGCTTCTTCTGCAAGTACGTCGTCCAGTACCTCACCGAGGCCGGCTTCTCCGAGGAGCAGATCACCCGGGGCGGCTACACGATCAAGACCACCCTGGACCGGCGCGCCATGACGGAGGTCAAGCGCTCGCTGGACAAGGAGGTCGCCCCGGACACCCCGAACGTCGCCAACGTGATGTCGCTGGTGCAGCCCGGCCAGGACCAGCACCGCGTGCTGGCGATGGGATCGAGCCGGACGTTCGGGCTGGACGCCGACGCCGAGGAGACCAGCTACGGCCTGCCGTACCAGCCGGTCAACCTGGGTGCCGGATCGACGTACAAGATGTTCACGGCGGCCACGGCCCTGGAGAAGGGCCTCGGCATCAACTACTCGATGCAGGTGCCGCCGTCGGGCTACGCGTCGCCGATCTACGTCGACGGCAGCGGGCGCCCGATCCCGGTCGGCAACGCCAGCGAGGGACTGCCCCCGCGGATGAGCATGACCGACGCGCTGGCGCAGTCGCCGAACACCGCGTTCATCAAGCTGGAGGAGTTCACCGGCGTCCCGGACGTCGTGGACATGGCGGTCCGGCTCGGGATGAAGTCGCTGGCGACGACGCCGTTCGTCGACCCGGGCAGCGGTGAGCGCACCGACCGCTCGATCGCCGAGGTGATCAAGGAACAGAAGCTGGCGTCGTTCACGCTCGGCGTGACGCCGACGTCGGTGCTGGAGCTGGCGAACGTCGGCGCCACCCTGTTCTCGCAGGGCAAGTGGTGCCCGCCGACGCCGATCGACACGATCACCGACGCGAACGGCGAGAACGTGCCGATCACCGAGGAGCCGTGCCAGCAGGCCGTCGATCCCGCCCTGGCCAACACTTTGGTGACGGGGATGAGCAAGGACGACATCAGCGGCACCTCGGCCGCGGCCGCCCGCGCGGCGGGCTGGAACCGGCCGATGGCGGGCAAGACCGGGACGACCCAGCAGCACAAGTCGGCGGCGTTCATGGGCGCGGTGCCGGAGATGGCCGGCGCGGTCATCACCTTCGACAACTCGAACTCGCCGCGACCGCTGTGCGACGGCGGCGGCGCCCCGTTCGCCTGCGGCAACGGCAACATCTTCGGTGGCAAGACGCCCGCCCGGACCTGGTACGGCGCCGTGACGCCACTCCTGGCGGGGACACCGCCGACGCCGTTGCCCCCGACCGACCCGCGCTACCTCGACGGCGGGGCCGAGTCGCGGATCCCGGACGTCGTCGGGCGGTCGATCGACGGGGCCCGGGGCGAGCTGGAGGGCCAGGGCTGGCAGGTCACGAGCCGCACCGTGGACAACCGGGCGCCGGAGGGGACCGTCGTCGGGCAGGAGCCGCGGGGCGCGGCGCTGCCGGGTGAACAGGTGACGCTGCAGGTCAGCAGCGGCAGCGTGCCGGCGCCGCCTCCGCCGCCGGGCCGGCCGAGCGGGCCGCCGCCCCCGAACGAGGGGCAGCCGCCGAACGGCGACCCGAACGGCGGCGACGGTGGCGGTGAGGGCGGCCCGCCGCCCGACGGCGGCTGA
- a CDS encoding MFS transporter translates to MSSVLAIPAFRRLWSVTILTSTGEWMSLLALTSLATHLTAQAGYTAQSFALGGVVATKLVPSLLFGPLAGVLADRFDRRKVMVTCDLLKFALLASIPFVGSLWWLLLVTLLIELCTMFWIPAKDAAVPNLLRRPDQMEAAAQLGLIVTYGVAVVGGAGLFALVSKVAPLIDADPVAAVHVALFVNSFAFLISALVVFFRVREISGRPSAADRRAAPPSMLFLLRDGFRFVVDTPLVRGLVIGIVGAFTAGGAVIATAKLYAASLGGGDAAYSVLFVAVFGGLAIGMGIGPRLARRLPHNRLFGTAIVAAGASLVVVAVAVHLFMAIAAVMLVGGFAGIAFLTGLTIIGTQVADAVRGRINAFVQSLVRLVLLGSMSLVPIVVGVVATRTVEIGGAAFVVDGTRFVLAGGGIVAAVVGTVAYRQMDDRGFEPLVRDLVAALRSGDRRTGTGLLVAVEGATPEETVTQARRLADALRERGHRVVDPGPGEQDATRWAAATREADLEGLRARALAAAAVRADLVERVVRPALDGGAVVVVDRFMASPLARFGVAAEQIGAGPDDGELEDLARWATGGLRPDVSVLLDRAPETGPEPGVAGAEHARVQRLLARTVTAHGPQRSVVVDAAGTEDDVAARVLDGVLPLLPEAGITEGAP, encoded by the coding sequence GTGTCGTCGGTGCTGGCGATCCCCGCGTTCCGCCGCCTCTGGTCGGTCACGATCCTGACCTCGACCGGCGAGTGGATGTCGCTGCTCGCGCTCACGTCGCTCGCGACCCACCTCACCGCGCAGGCCGGGTACACGGCGCAGAGCTTCGCGCTCGGCGGCGTCGTCGCGACGAAGCTGGTCCCGTCGCTGCTGTTCGGGCCGCTCGCCGGCGTGCTCGCCGACCGCTTCGACCGGCGCAAGGTGATGGTCACCTGCGACCTGCTGAAGTTCGCGCTGCTGGCGTCGATCCCGTTCGTCGGGTCGCTGTGGTGGCTGCTGCTGGTCACCCTGCTCATCGAGCTGTGCACGATGTTCTGGATCCCCGCGAAGGACGCCGCGGTCCCGAACCTCCTGCGCCGCCCCGACCAGATGGAGGCGGCCGCGCAGCTGGGGCTGATCGTGACCTACGGGGTCGCGGTCGTCGGCGGTGCCGGGCTGTTCGCGCTGGTCAGCAAGGTCGCCCCGCTGATCGACGCGGACCCGGTAGCGGCCGTCCACGTCGCGCTGTTCGTCAACTCGTTCGCCTTCCTGATCTCGGCGCTGGTCGTGTTCTTCCGGGTCCGGGAGATCTCCGGGCGGCCGTCCGCCGCGGACCGCCGCGCTGCGCCGCCGTCGATGCTGTTCCTGCTGCGCGACGGGTTCCGCTTCGTCGTCGACACCCCGCTGGTCCGCGGGCTGGTGATCGGCATCGTCGGCGCCTTCACCGCGGGCGGCGCCGTGATCGCGACCGCGAAGCTCTACGCGGCCAGCCTCGGCGGTGGCGACGCCGCGTACTCGGTGCTGTTCGTCGCCGTCTTCGGCGGGCTCGCGATCGGCATGGGGATCGGGCCGCGGCTGGCCCGTCGCCTGCCGCACAACCGGCTGTTCGGCACCGCGATCGTCGCGGCCGGGGCGTCGCTGGTCGTCGTCGCCGTCGCGGTGCACCTGTTCATGGCGATCGCCGCGGTGATGCTCGTCGGGGGGTTCGCCGGGATCGCCTTCCTCACCGGCCTCACGATCATCGGCACCCAGGTCGCCGACGCGGTCCGCGGCCGGATCAACGCCTTCGTCCAGTCCCTGGTGCGGCTGGTGCTGCTCGGGTCGATGTCGCTCGTGCCGATCGTGGTCGGGGTCGTCGCGACCCGGACGGTCGAGATCGGTGGCGCCGCGTTCGTCGTCGACGGCACGCGGTTCGTGCTGGCGGGCGGCGGGATCGTCGCCGCGGTCGTCGGCACCGTCGCCTACCGGCAGATGGACGACCGCGGGTTCGAGCCGCTGGTCCGGGACCTGGTCGCGGCCCTGCGGTCCGGCGACCGGCGGACCGGGACGGGGCTGCTCGTCGCCGTCGAGGGTGCGACGCCCGAGGAGACGGTCACCCAGGCCCGCCGGCTCGCCGACGCGTTGCGCGAGCGCGGGCACCGGGTCGTCGATCCCGGCCCCGGCGAGCAGGACGCGACGCGCTGGGCCGCCGCGACCCGCGAGGCCGATCTCGAGGGACTGCGTGCCCGGGCGCTCGCGGCCGCGGCCGTCCGGGCGGACCTGGTGGAGCGCGTCGTCCGGCCGGCGCTCGACGGGGGCGCCGTCGTCGTCGTGGACCGGTTCATGGCCAGCCCGCTGGCCCGGTTCGGCGTCGCGGCCGAGCAGATCGGCGCCGGCCCGGACGACGGCGAGCTCGAGGACCTGGCGCGCTGGGCCACCGGTGGGCTGCGCCCGGACGTCTCGGTGCTGCTGGACCGCGCGCCCGAGACCGGGCCGGAGCCCGGTGTGGCGGGTGCCGAGCACGCCCGCGTGCAGCGCCTGCTCGCGAGGACGGTGACCGCCCACGGACCCCAGCGCTCGGTCGTCGTCGACGCCGCGGGTACCGAGGACGACGTGGCCGCCCGCGTCCTCGACGGGGTGCTGCCGTTGCTGCCGGAGGCGGGGATCACGGAGGGGGCGCCGTGA
- a CDS encoding DNA polymerase III subunit delta' — translation MSVWADVVGQPAAVAELGAAAADPSAMTHAWLFTGPPGSGRSNAARAFAAALQCPYDGCGECAACRTTLAGTHSDVREINPEGLSIKVDEMRALVQLAARRPATGTWQIVIIADADRLTEGASNALLKAVEEPAPETVWLLCAPSDHPEDVPVTIRSRCRPVQLRSPSAEAVAGVLRDRDGIEPEQAQWAASVCGGHVGRARRLARDPQARSRREEILAVPTRLRRLGDAFFHADVLIRSAEGEAEELRASRDEAEREELAVAMGAGGTGKGAASAARSAKAAERDLEKRQKSRATRTQRDALDRALVDLAGFYRDAIVAASGAQVPLANPDRDREIRVAAAEWGPESSLRRLEAVLACRDALEQNVKPRIAVEAMMTALHRG, via the coding sequence GTGAGCGTCTGGGCCGACGTCGTGGGCCAGCCCGCCGCCGTCGCCGAGCTGGGTGCGGCGGCCGCCGACCCGTCGGCGATGACGCACGCCTGGCTGTTCACCGGCCCGCCCGGGTCCGGCCGGTCGAACGCGGCGCGGGCGTTCGCGGCCGCCCTGCAGTGCCCCTACGACGGCTGCGGCGAGTGCGCGGCCTGCCGGACGACGCTGGCCGGGACCCACTCCGACGTGCGGGAGATCAACCCCGAGGGCTTGTCGATCAAGGTCGACGAGATGCGGGCCCTGGTCCAGCTCGCGGCCCGCCGCCCGGCCACCGGCACCTGGCAGATCGTGATCATCGCCGACGCCGACCGGCTCACCGAGGGCGCGTCGAACGCGCTGCTCAAGGCGGTCGAGGAACCGGCTCCCGAGACGGTGTGGCTGCTCTGCGCGCCGTCCGACCACCCCGAGGACGTCCCGGTCACGATCCGCTCCCGCTGCCGCCCGGTGCAGCTGCGCAGCCCGTCCGCCGAGGCGGTCGCCGGTGTCCTGCGGGACCGCGACGGGATCGAGCCCGAGCAGGCGCAGTGGGCGGCGTCGGTGTGCGGCGGGCACGTCGGCCGCGCCCGCCGCCTCGCCCGCGACCCCCAGGCCAGGTCCCGGCGGGAGGAGATCCTCGCCGTGCCGACCCGGCTGCGGCGGCTGGGCGACGCGTTCTTCCACGCCGACGTGCTGATCCGGTCGGCCGAGGGCGAGGCCGAGGAGCTGCGTGCCTCGCGCGACGAGGCCGAGCGGGAGGAGCTCGCCGTCGCGATGGGCGCCGGCGGCACCGGGAAGGGCGCCGCGTCGGCCGCCCGGTCGGCGAAGGCCGCGGAGCGCGACCTGGAGAAGCGGCAGAAGAGCCGGGCCACCCGGACGCAGCGCGACGCCCTCGACCGGGCGCTGGTGGACCTCGCCGGGTTCTACCGGGACGCGATCGTGGCCGCGTCCGGCGCGCAGGTCCCGCTGGCGAACCCCGACCGCGACCGCGAGATCCGTGTCGCGGCCGCCGAGTGGGGGCCGGAGTCGTCGCTGCGCAGGCTGGAGGCGGTGCTGGCCTGCCGGGACGCGCTCGAGCAGAACGTGAAACCGCGGATCGCGGTCGAGGCGATGATGACGGCCCTGCACCGTGGCTGA
- a CDS encoding 2'-5' RNA ligase family protein, with protein MADRDDRPLVLTALLDEPSRRHLDDLRARHFPPERNHLAAHLTLFHALPADTATAVTDDVAAAAQREPVTARVSGLRLLGRGVAYTVDSPELLALRRDLASRWAERLTRQDAGKSDLHVTVQNKVDPAVARALHDDLAAGFVPWEATVTGLALWRYDGGPWEPGPRFAFGR; from the coding sequence GTGGCTGACCGCGACGACCGGCCGCTCGTCCTGACCGCCCTGCTCGACGAGCCCAGCCGGCGTCACCTCGACGACCTGCGGGCCCGGCACTTCCCGCCGGAGCGCAACCACCTCGCCGCGCACCTGACGCTGTTCCACGCGCTGCCCGCCGACACGGCCACCGCCGTGACCGACGACGTCGCCGCCGCCGCGCAGCGGGAGCCCGTCACCGCCCGGGTGTCCGGCCTGCGCCTGCTCGGCCGCGGTGTCGCGTACACGGTGGACAGTCCGGAGCTGCTCGCCCTGCGGCGCGACCTGGCGTCGCGCTGGGCGGAGCGGCTGACCCGGCAGGACGCCGGGAAGTCCGACCTCCACGTGACCGTCCAGAACAAGGTCGATCCGGCCGTCGCCCGCGCGCTGCACGACGACCTCGCCGCCGGGTTCGTCCCGTGGGAGGCGACGGTCACCGGGCTCGCGCTGTGGCGCTACGACGGGGGCCCCTGGGAGCCGGGACCGCGGTTCGCGTTCGGCCGGTGA
- a CDS encoding substrate-binding domain-containing protein → MNRESLRVAVVVPLRGPSAIYGPSCVLCARLAAEELNAGRGVLGRQVELRIVDGGGPPRQVAAEIDRLVVAGEVDAVVGWHLSVVRQHLTRATEGRVPYVYTALYEGGETTPGVFAIGETPAIQLLPALDWMAGEIDVRRWFVVGDDYVWPRRSTALVRRFLEHRRDLGIDGERFVALGTSDYGEVLREIESSGCDGVLLFLVGDDAVHFHRQFAARGLEDQCARFSTLMDESMLRAIGSPATRDVFASAGYFEALPTAESLRFGARYVGRFGPEAPAPGAPGESCYEGVRMLAALVEETGTCDVGALCATAEAFTYHGPRGTVAVERSRARQRIYLATTDGTDYDVLAAL, encoded by the coding sequence GTGAACCGCGAGAGCCTCCGGGTGGCCGTCGTGGTCCCGCTGCGGGGACCGTCGGCGATCTACGGACCGTCGTGCGTCCTGTGTGCCCGGCTGGCCGCCGAGGAGCTGAACGCCGGACGCGGCGTGCTCGGCCGGCAGGTGGAGCTCCGCATCGTCGACGGCGGCGGCCCGCCGCGGCAGGTGGCGGCCGAGATCGACCGCCTCGTCGTGGCAGGCGAGGTGGACGCGGTGGTCGGCTGGCACCTCTCGGTGGTCCGGCAGCACCTCACCCGGGCGACGGAGGGGCGCGTGCCCTACGTCTACACCGCCCTCTACGAGGGCGGCGAGACGACGCCCGGGGTGTTCGCCATCGGTGAGACACCCGCGATCCAGCTCCTGCCCGCCCTCGACTGGATGGCCGGCGAGATCGACGTCCGCCGCTGGTTCGTCGTCGGCGACGACTACGTGTGGCCCCGCCGGTCGACCGCCCTCGTCCGGCGGTTCCTCGAACATCGCCGCGACCTCGGCATCGACGGTGAGCGGTTCGTCGCGCTGGGGACCTCGGACTACGGGGAGGTCCTGCGGGAGATCGAGAGCAGCGGCTGCGACGGGGTGCTGCTCTTCCTGGTCGGCGACGACGCCGTCCACTTCCACCGGCAGTTCGCCGCACGTGGCCTCGAGGACCAGTGCGCCCGTTTCTCCACGCTCATGGACGAGTCGATGCTCCGGGCGATCGGCTCGCCCGCCACCCGGGACGTCTTCGCCTCGGCCGGCTACTTCGAGGCCCTCCCCACCGCCGAGAGCCTCCGGTTCGGCGCGCGCTACGTCGGCCGCTTCGGCCCGGAGGCGCCGGCCCCGGGTGCACCCGGCGAGTCCTGCTACGAGGGCGTGCGGATGCTGGCCGCGCTGGTCGAGGAGACCGGCACCTGCGACGTCGGCGCACTCTGCGCGACGGCGGAGGCCTTCACCTACCACGGCCCGCGGGGAACCGTGGCGGTCGAGCGGTCGCGCGCCCGGCAACGCATCTACCTGGCGACGACCGACGGCACCGACTACGACGTCCTCGCCGCCCTCTGA